A window of Methylocaldum szegediense genomic DNA:
TTGGCCCGCTATGCAGGGCTTTGCCAGGTGCACGGACTGGTACCTATCGTTGAGCCCGAAGTACTGATGGACGGTTCGCACGATATCAAAACCTGCCGTTGGGCTACAGAGGCGGCGCTGCATGAGGTATTCGACGCGCTCACCCGTTACCGCATCAGTTTCAAGGAAATGATCCTAAAGCCGAATATGGTGGTTTCCGGCACGGATTGTTCAAACCAAGCGCCGCCGGACGAGGTCGCAGAAATGACGCTTGCCTGCTTGAGGCGAACGGTGCCTGTGGCGGTCCCGGGGATTGCGTTTCTGTCTGGCGGTCAGAGCGACGTCACGGCCACCGCCAACCTCAACGCGATCAACGTCAAAGCCAAGACTCTGAAAACACCGTGGACACTGACTTTCTCGTTCAGCCGGGCCTTGCAGGCGGCGCCCATGTCCATCTGGCGCGGTCAGGCCGAAAACAAGGCCGCGGCTCAACAAGCTCTCGTCCGGCGGGCACGCTGCAACGGGGCTGCGGCGCTGGGTCAATACGATCCCGGTATGGAGGAAGCGTGACGAGGCTCGGGAAGTTACGGTCGCGGAACTCGGAATGTACGGCCTTCCGACTGCAACACCAGGCTGTCGGCCCGGATTTCCAAGAGTTTCGCGCCGTTCCCGAGGCGGTCGCCGACCCGGTATTTCTTCATGTCTATGATGGCGAAGCGCTCTTCCGGCAGCTCGGAGTAGGCGAACACGTTGATCGTGACGGGACCTATCCGTTGTTGAAAATCGGCCGGCATCTCGTACATGAACGGGATGTCGGGGTTCTCCGCGTGACCCGACGCCGGGTCTCGGGGCTCTGGTGTGCTTACGGGGACGGCGAATGCGACCGGAGGGCTGAGGTTTTCGCTTATGGCCGGCTCGGCCATGGGTTTCGGGTCGATCTGCGGCCGAGATTTCTCTGACGGTTTGACGGGTCGCTTTTTGGTCATCGCCGCGGCGCTTTCCGTGATTTCCGACGGTATGGGTTCAGGGCTGGGAGGCTTCACCGATACCGCATGCGGGCGGGTGGTCTTGGCGGCTTTTTTCTCCGGAACTCGAGCTGCCGGAAGCGGTTCGGCATTGGCGAGAGCTGAAGCCTTCTCTTTCGCCGGTGGCGGGATATCGCTGGAGTGAGAGTCGGCCGGGGCGGAAGCGGTTCGAGTCTCGGTGGCGCTGGGCGCGGCGGCTTTCTGGGTCGGCGCCGCCGCGTCTGCATGTTCGGTCGAAGCGGTTTGGGCAAGCTGTGTTGCCGGTTCTTTGGATTGCCACCGAGTGAGCCAAAGGTAGCCGAGAACTGTGCCATTCAGCAGGAATAGCAATGCCACGGCCCAGGCGAGTCCGTGGCGCCTAGGCGGTGTTGGATTGAGCGGGATGGAGACGGGGGGCGCGGCTTGGCCCGCCTGGCGTTCGCGTTCCGACTTGCGAAGTGCTTCAAGAATATAGGACATCGGCGCTGTTCCGGTTTTAGCGAGAACCTGAAGTTAGCCTTGGAACATCGTGATCGTTAGCCCTCTTGGCAAGATGAATCAGGGTATAGGGACCTGCCACGCCGTCCGCAGCCAATCCGTTTTCCATCTGAAATGCGATGAGTCGAGTCTTCAATGCAGTGTCGAAATAGTCGTCATCGCCATCCTGAGCTGGCGCGTGCAGCATCTGTCTCAACCATCTCACTGCTTCGCCCCGGTTGCCGACGGTCAGCGATTTGGACTCGCCCGCCGGCGGTTTCCAGAGCAAAGTGGCTCCGCCCCGCCAAAATGGCAGGATGTCAGCGAACTCGAAAGCGAGCCGTCGATCGCCGAAACTCAACTCGATCTTGTCGTCACGAATGCCCGTTAGGACAGCGTAGCGGTTGGTGCCGTCAGGCAGCGTGAATTCGAGCACGGCTGGGTGATCGAGGCTTCGAAGCTTGAACCAATCGGTATTGACGGCGAGGCATCGAAGAGCCTTCGTTTCCGCAAATCGGCACAGGTCGGTCGTTTCGTCCGTTAGTTCGATCCGCCACAGCGACAGAAGGCTGGCAAAAGCCTTGTCCCGGGTCAAGCTGGGATCCGTGATTAACTCCCAGAACGACGGTTCGGCGGTTCTTGCAGGTTCCGGAGCCGGCTTCGCTTGCGGCGGTGACGGGGGCGGAAGATCGGATTTCGGTTGTTCATCGGCCTGCAGTGGGTGCAGTAATGCCGCCGGATCGGAATGCAGGGTAAGGCCCAGGTAGACCGCCCCGCCGACAGCGAGCACCGCGAGAAGGGCGAAGCGCGTAAGAGCGGAGGATCGCTCAGCATGTGCGACGGGTTTTGGTAGCAGTTCTCGGGCCGCCTTGCGGGCGATGGCATAACTCACCCGTGCTTTGCCGAGGCCGTAGGCGCCCAGCAAGGCGCGGTCGCAAATCAGATTGATGAGGCGCGGAATGCCTCCTGATCGGCGGTGGATTTCGAAGATTGCCGGTCGGCTGAACAGCGAATCCTCACCACCGCTGACCCTGAGGCGATATCGGATGTAGGCCGCCGTTTCACAGAGTTTGAGAGGACGCAGGTGAAAACGCGCGCAAATCCGTTGCGAAAGTTGCCGCAGGTTCGGCCGCGCCAAAAGCACGCCGAGTTCGGGCTGGCCGACCAGGATGATTTGCAGCAGCTTGGCCTGATTAGTTTCCAGATTGGTGAGCAAGCGGATCTGTTCCAGGACTTCGAGGCTGAGATTCTGCGCCTCGTCGATCAGAACGACGGTCCGCCGTCCTCGCGCGTGGACTTCAAGGAGATGTCGATTCAGGAGATCGATCAGTTGTTTCAGGTTCGCCCGGTTTTCGGGGTAGGCGATGCGCAGTTCGTCGCAGATGCTGGCGAGAAGTTCTCGAGGGCTCAATCGAGGATTGAAAATCAAGGCGAGATCGACGTCCTCGGGCAGGCGGTCGACAAGACAGCGGCACAAGGTCGTTTTTCCGGTTCCGACCTCCCCCGTGAGTACAACGAACCCACCGCCCACGCCGATCCCGTACAGGAGATGAGCTAAAGCCTCCTGATGCTGAAGACTAGGATAGAGGTAGCGTGGATTCGGGGCAATGGAAAATGGCGGCTCGCTGAGATGGAAATACGGCGCGTACATGGTCGTGAGTGAGAAATCTCCGGAGCCATTCCGATTTCAGGTCTGCTCAGACGATACCATTGCGCAGAAGGGGACTGTCAAGCTGATGGGGCAGCGGGTCTTCGCCGGACATTTGTCCCGCGGCTCGAAATATCCGAGAGCTTACTCGGTAGGCTGTTCGCCCTGAGCTTTTCGTTTCAGTCGGCGTGCAGGGAACGGTTCTAAGCATCCGACCCTGAGGAGCGTGCCATCATCCAGATCAGCATCTCTTCGCTGACGTCTTCGGTTTCTGTGGAGTCGGTTGCTGGATGAGTAACTAATGTATTTTGAGTAACTAATGTCTTCGCTTCATACGATTGCAGGAGGTGCTCGACGGTTTCGTTGATCGTCATCCGCCGCTCTTTGGCCAACTTGGTCAAGGCGGCGTAAGTGCTCTTCTTGAGGCTCAGCCGTTGCAATTTGGTCGAGCATCGGCGCTGATTTAGCGCATTCTGCAAGCGTTTCCAGCCGGTATCGTTCAGATGCCGTTCGATCCACGCGTTCAGGCGGTCGAGGTCCGAACAACCGTCGAGCTGTGCAGCCGCGTCGGCCTCATGAGTTACTAATATTTCTTTGGCTTTCTCGGGTTCCTTGAGCGCACGCCGCAAATAAAGCAGCGCTGCCGCGTGTTTTTCGGGTTTGAGTCGGCGCATTGCGAGCTCTCATTAGTTACTCATATTGGCGAAAAGCCAAGGAGCGAAGCCCTCGGCAGAAAATGTGAGTAACTCATGAGTATTAAGGCCGAATCGGATCGTGGGGTCAATCCTTTGTCCAGGGATCAATCCCATCCGACGACGTCGTAACCGCGTTCCTGCAAGCAGCGATTCACGAATGCCCTGTAAGTGGGGTCCGGTCCGGAGCGGCCGAACAGCGACCGAATCAGGCCTGCGACCGCGCCGCTCGCTGCGCCGATCGCAGAACCGGCGCCGGCCGATCCGACCACGGCGCCGCCGACCGCCCCGCTCGCCGCACCGACGGC
This region includes:
- a CDS encoding class I fructose-bisphosphate aldolase codes for the protein MSEELTQIAANMVAPGKGLLAADESTGTLEKRFKKLGIECTEASRLAYREMLFTAPDLEKYISGVILFDETIRQRASDGTPIPELLARKGIIPGIKVDKGLVDLPFFPGERFTQGLDGLSARLDEYREMGARFTKWRAVIAIGEGIPTSQCLRANADALARYAGLCQVHGLVPIVEPEVLMDGSHDIKTCRWATEAALHEVFDALTRYRISFKEMILKPNMVVSGTDCSNQAPPDEVAEMTLACLRRTVPVAVPGIAFLSGGQSDVTATANLNAINVKAKTLKTPWTLTFSFSRALQAAPMSIWRGQAENKAAAQQALVRRARCNGAAALGQYDPGMEEA
- a CDS encoding general secretion pathway protein GspB, which translates into the protein MSYILEALRKSERERQAGQAAPPVSIPLNPTPPRRHGLAWAVALLFLLNGTVLGYLWLTRWQSKEPATQLAQTASTEHADAAAPTQKAAAPSATETRTASAPADSHSSDIPPPAKEKASALANAEPLPAARVPEKKAAKTTRPHAVSVKPPSPEPIPSEITESAAAMTKKRPVKPSEKSRPQIDPKPMAEPAISENLSPPVAFAVPVSTPEPRDPASGHAENPDIPFMYEMPADFQQRIGPVTINVFAYSELPEERFAIIDMKKYRVGDRLGNGAKLLEIRADSLVLQSEGRTFRVPRP
- a CDS encoding ExeA family protein, producing MYAPYFHLSEPPFSIAPNPRYLYPSLQHQEALAHLLYGIGVGGGFVVLTGEVGTGKTTLCRCLVDRLPEDVDLALIFNPRLSPRELLASICDELRIAYPENRANLKQLIDLLNRHLLEVHARGRRTVVLIDEAQNLSLEVLEQIRLLTNLETNQAKLLQIILVGQPELGVLLARPNLRQLSQRICARFHLRPLKLCETAAYIRYRLRVSGGEDSLFSRPAIFEIHRRSGGIPRLINLICDRALLGAYGLGKARVSYAIARKAARELLPKPVAHAERSSALTRFALLAVLAVGGAVYLGLTLHSDPAALLHPLQADEQPKSDLPPPSPPQAKPAPEPARTAEPSFWELITDPSLTRDKAFASLLSLWRIELTDETTDLCRFAETKALRCLAVNTDWFKLRSLDHPAVLEFTLPDGTNRYAVLTGIRDDKIELSFGDRRLAFEFADILPFWRGGATLLWKPPAGESKSLTVGNRGEAVRWLRQMLHAPAQDGDDDYFDTALKTRLIAFQMENGLAADGVAGPYTLIHLAKRANDHDVPRLTSGSR